One region of Malania oleifera isolate guangnan ecotype guangnan chromosome 6, ASM2987363v1, whole genome shotgun sequence genomic DNA includes:
- the LOC131156991 gene encoding uncharacterized protein LOC131156991 isoform X2 → MSAIVCGKRSFFEDLPAPPVSKRIRCSSSSPVRFSPPRTFSASSQFPLPSLYLPSSAPLLEHLRVIFPDMDKQVLEKALEECGDDLDSAIKCLNELQLGPADKSMGSVAGNSGVALEANVQVQSHGTVTNNEEDVSAEDPSAPKNLPVDGADWVELFVREMMSASNMDDARARALRALEVLEKSIYARAGAEAAQCFHEENMMVKEQMKALVQENTILKRAVSIQHERQKEYDERSQELQHLKQLVSQYQDQLRTLEVNNYALSMHLKQAHQSSSIPGRFHPDVF, encoded by the exons ATGTCTGCCATAGTGTGTGGGAAGAGATCCTTCTTCGAAGACCTGCCGGCACCTCCCGTTTCCAAGAGAATTcgctgttcttcttcttcccccGTACGGTTCTCTCCTCCCAGGACCTTCTCAGCCTCTTCTCAGTTTCCTCTCCCTTCTTTGTACCTGCCTTCTTCGGCGCCCCTGCTCGAGCATCTGAGAGTTATTTTCCCTGACATGGACAAACAG GTTCTTGAGAAAGCACTTGAAGAATGCGGTGATGATTTAGATTCAGCCATCAAATGTCTGAATGAGCTTCAGCTAGGACCTGCTGATAAAAGCATGGGCTCTGTTGCAGGAAACTCTGGTGTAGCACTGGAAGCAAATGTGCAAGTTCAATCACATG GTACTGTAACAAATAATGAAGAGGATGTCTCTGCCGAGGACCCGTCAGCTCCAAAGAATCTCCCTGTTGATGGTGCAGATTGGGTGGAGCTCTTTGTCAGAGAAATGATGAGTGCCTCAAACATGGATGATGCTAGAGCCCGTGCCTTAAGAGCACTTGAGGTTTTGGAGAAGTCCATCTATGCACGTGCAGGTGCGGAGGCAGCTCAGTGCTTTCACGAG GAAAATATGATGGTGAAGGAACAAATGAAAGCTCTGGTTCAGGAAAACACGATCCTTAAGCGAGCTGTTTCTATTCAACATGAACGGCAAAAAGAGTATGATGAGAGGAGCCAGGAGTTGCAGCATTTGAAGCAGCTGGTGTCTCAGTACCAGGATCAGTTGAGAACTCTAGAG GTGAATAATTATGCACTGTCAATGCACCTCAAGCAGGCTCACCAAAGCAGCTCCATACCCGGGCGTTTCCATCCCGATGTCTTCTAA
- the LOC131156991 gene encoding uncharacterized protein LOC131156991 isoform X1, with amino-acid sequence MSAIVCGKRSFFEDLPAPPVSKRIRCSSSSPVRFSPPRTFSASSQFPLPSLYLPSSAPLLEHLRVIFPDMDKQVLEKALEECGDDLDSAIKCLNELQLGPADKSMGSVAGNSGVALEANVQVQSHAGTVTNNEEDVSAEDPSAPKNLPVDGADWVELFVREMMSASNMDDARARALRALEVLEKSIYARAGAEAAQCFHEENMMVKEQMKALVQENTILKRAVSIQHERQKEYDERSQELQHLKQLVSQYQDQLRTLEVNNYALSMHLKQAHQSSSIPGRFHPDVF; translated from the exons ATGTCTGCCATAGTGTGTGGGAAGAGATCCTTCTTCGAAGACCTGCCGGCACCTCCCGTTTCCAAGAGAATTcgctgttcttcttcttcccccGTACGGTTCTCTCCTCCCAGGACCTTCTCAGCCTCTTCTCAGTTTCCTCTCCCTTCTTTGTACCTGCCTTCTTCGGCGCCCCTGCTCGAGCATCTGAGAGTTATTTTCCCTGACATGGACAAACAG GTTCTTGAGAAAGCACTTGAAGAATGCGGTGATGATTTAGATTCAGCCATCAAATGTCTGAATGAGCTTCAGCTAGGACCTGCTGATAAAAGCATGGGCTCTGTTGCAGGAAACTCTGGTGTAGCACTGGAAGCAAATGTGCAAGTTCAATCACATG CAGGTACTGTAACAAATAATGAAGAGGATGTCTCTGCCGAGGACCCGTCAGCTCCAAAGAATCTCCCTGTTGATGGTGCAGATTGGGTGGAGCTCTTTGTCAGAGAAATGATGAGTGCCTCAAACATGGATGATGCTAGAGCCCGTGCCTTAAGAGCACTTGAGGTTTTGGAGAAGTCCATCTATGCACGTGCAGGTGCGGAGGCAGCTCAGTGCTTTCACGAG GAAAATATGATGGTGAAGGAACAAATGAAAGCTCTGGTTCAGGAAAACACGATCCTTAAGCGAGCTGTTTCTATTCAACATGAACGGCAAAAAGAGTATGATGAGAGGAGCCAGGAGTTGCAGCATTTGAAGCAGCTGGTGTCTCAGTACCAGGATCAGTTGAGAACTCTAGAG GTGAATAATTATGCACTGTCAATGCACCTCAAGCAGGCTCACCAAAGCAGCTCCATACCCGGGCGTTTCCATCCCGATGTCTTCTAA